One segment of Triticum aestivum cultivar Chinese Spring chromosome 2A, IWGSC CS RefSeq v2.1, whole genome shotgun sequence DNA contains the following:
- the LOC123189043 gene encoding F-box protein At5g50450 has product MKTRRGACYSCHDPAAEAPEMHRRKRRRTAMETAGCAGAAVGDLFEDLPDDLLVSILADVAASARSPADLAGAIMTCKRFRELGQNKVVLAKVSPRCLAVRAKSWSDSAHRFLQRCADAGNLDACYLLGMIRFYCLGSRGSGAALMAAAAVGGHREALYSLAVIQFNGSGGSKDDRDLRAGAALCARAASLGHVDALRELGHCLQDGYGVRRSLLDGRRLLIQANARELAAAVTTSASLLRAAAGSGKASRRHSCLLSDFGCRAAAAAAGEAHAANRFLVEWFASQPLGAESSPAPAPAPAAAEEGGGLRLCSHALCGRPETRRHEFRRCSVCGVVNYCSRACQALHWKMAHKAECTPMDRWLDGANANPNPNAVAGAGDAAVVAPAL; this is encoded by the exons ATGAAGACGAGGCGCGGCGCCTGCTACTCCTGCCATGACCCGGCGGCCGAGGCGCCGGAGATGCACCGCCGGAAGAGGCGGAGGACGGCCATGGAGACGGCGGGGTGCGCTGGCGCTGCCGTCGGAGACTTGTTCGAGGACCTGCCGGATGATCTGCTGGTGTCCATACTTGCTGATGTGGCCGCGTCCGCCCGCTCGCCGGCCGACCTCGCCGGCGCCATCATGAC GTGCAAGAGATTCAGGGAGTTGGGCCAGAACAAGGTTGTCCTTGCCAAGGTGTCGCCGCGGTGCCTCGCCGTCCGGGCCAAAAGCTGGTCCGACTCCGCCCACCGCTTCCTGCAGCGCTGCGCGGACGCCGGGAACCTCGACGCATGCTACCTTCTTGGCATG ATCCGGTTCTACTGCCTGGGGAGCCGGGGGTCGGGAGCGGCgctcatggcggcggcggcggtcggtggcCACCGGGAGGCGCTCTACTCGCTGGCCGTCATCCAGTTCAACGGCAGCGGTGGCAGCAAGGACGACCGCGACCTCCGAGCGGGCGCTGCGCTGTGCGCGCGCGCGGCGTCGCTCGGCCACGTCGACGCCCTCCGCGAGCTCGGCCACTGCCTTCAGGACGGCTACGGCGTGCGCCGCTCCTTGCTCGACGGGCGCCGCCTCCTCATCCAGGCGAACGCGCGGGAGCTCGCCGCCGCGGTCACCACGTCGGCCTCGCTGCTCCGCGCGGCAGCCGGCAGCGGCAAGGCCTCCAGGAGACACTCGTGCCTGCTCAGCGACTTCGGGTGCCGCGCCGCGGCCGCCGCGGCCGGCGAGGCGCATGCCGCCAACCGGTTCCTCGTCGAGTGGTTCGCGTCGCAGCCGCTGGGCGCCGAGAGCAGcccagcgccggcgccggcgccggcggcagcGGAGGAGGGCGGGGGGCTGCGGCTGTGCTCGCACGCGCTGTGCGGTCGGCCGGAGACGCGGCGGCACGAGTTCCGGCGGTGCTCCGTATGCGGCGTGGTGAACTACTGCTCGCGCGCATGCCAGGCGCTGCACTGGAAGATGGCGCACAAGGCCGAGTGCACGCCCATGGACCGGTGGCTCGACGGCGCCAACGCTAACCCCAACCCCAATGCCGTCGCAGGCGCAGGCGACGCCGCCGTGGTCGCTCCGGCCCTGTAA